A window from Malania oleifera isolate guangnan ecotype guangnan chromosome 7, ASM2987363v1, whole genome shotgun sequence encodes these proteins:
- the LOC131160510 gene encoding cytochrome P450 CYP72A616-like, which produces MDGLILRSLLLSSALLVVYTALRAVYTIWWRPKSLEKRLRQQGIRGTSYKFFYGDKKDFLRLNKEALSKPIGLNHQIASRVLPFSHHMVQTYGKFCVKWIGTRARLIMADPELIRLALTEKDGRVQKPPQNPLINLLTLGVSSMEGEKWAKRRRLITPAFHHDKLKGMVPAFSTSCSNMIDGWKKLTSPEGSRELDVAPEFQNLTGDVIARTAFGSSYEAGKKVFEFQKEQAALVIEAFQDFYFPGLRFIPTKKNRRRFYLDNEIKMTIRNMIRQKEQAKKMGESGSNDLLGLLLQCKEETDNEMTIDDIIEECKLFYLAGKETTANLLTWTIIVLSMHPNWQKKAREEVLQIWGRKTPDVEGMNHLKIVTMIIHEVLRLYPPAAELFRHTHQETNLGGVSIPAGIDLYLPVLLLHHDPDCWGDDVEEFKPERFSEGVSRASKDQMAFYPFGWGPRICLGQNFSMIEAKMALAMVLQHFWFELSPSYTHAPFTIITLQPQHGAPIILHQI; this is translated from the exons ATGGATGGTCTCATTCTCAGGAGTCTGCTCTTGTCCTCCGCATTACTGGTTGTATACACTGCTCTGAGAGCTGTTTACACCATTTGGTGGAGACCCAAAAGCCTGGAGAAGCGTTTGAGACAGCAGGGGATAAGAGGTACATCTTACAAGTTTTTTTATGGTGACAAGAAAGACTTCCTGAGATTAAACAAGGAAGCGTTGTCCAAGCCCATTGGCCTAAATCACCAGATTGCATCAAGGGTGCTCCCATTCTCTCATCATATGGTTCAAACATATG GAAAATTTTGTGTGAAGTGGATTGGAACAAGAGCTAGACTAATTATGGCGGACCCGGAGCTCATCAGACTGGCATTGACAGAGAAGGACGGCCGTGTCCAAAAACCACCTCAAAACCCTCTTATTAATCTTCTCACGCTGGGCGTCTCGAGCATGGAAGGGGAGAAATGGGCAAAACGCAGGAGATTGATTACCCCTGCTTTCCACCATGACAAGCTAAAG GGGATGGTGCCAGCCTTTTCAACCAGCTGCTCCAACATGATCGATGGGTGGAAGAAACTGACTAGTCCTGAAGGATCGCGTGAATTGGATGTCGCGCCAGAATTCCAAAATCTTACAGGAGATGTCATCGCTCGAACAGCCTTCGGAAGCAGCTATGAAGCCGGAAAGAAGGTTTTTGAATTCCAAAAAGAGCAGGCTGCGCTTGTGATCGAAGCTTTCCAAGACTTTTATTTTCCTGGTCTCAG ATTCATTCCAACAAAGAAAAACAGAAGGAGGTTTTATCTAGACAATGAGATCAAAATGACAATAAGGAACATGATTCGACAAAAAGAACAGGCAAAGAAAATGGGAGAATCAGGCAGCAATGATTTACTGGGTTTGCTGTTACAATGCAAAGAAGAAACAGATAATGAGATGACAATTGATGATATCATAGAGGAATGCAAGTTATTCTACTTGGCCGGCAAAGAGACTACTGCTAATTTGCTAACATGGACAATCATTGTCTTATCGATGCATCCGAATTGGCAAAAGAAGGCAAGAGAAGAGGTTCTGCAGATTTGGGGGCGGAAAACTCCTGACGTTGAAGGCATGAACCATCTCAAGATT GTCACGATGATCATACACGAAGTCTTGAGGCTATATCCACCCGCGGCCGAGCTGTTTCGACATACTCATCAAGAAACCAACTTAGGAGGAGTGTCAATTCCAGCCGGGATCGACCTATACTTACCCGTGCTACTTCTTCATCATGATCCAGACTGCTGGGGTGATGATGTCGAAGAATTCAAGCCAGAGAGATTTTCCGAAGGAGTTTCGAGAGCATCCAAGGATCAAATGGCATTCTACCCATTTGGATGGGGACCCAGAATCTGTCTTGGCCAAAACTTTTCGATGATAGAGGCAAAGATGGCATTGGCAATGGTTTTGCAGCATTTTTGGTTCGAGCTCTCGCCTTCTTACACTCATGCACCTTTTACTATCATTACTCTTCAGCCACAACATGGAGCTCCAATAATACTACACCAAATCTAA